One Acropora palmata chromosome 2, jaAcrPala1.3, whole genome shotgun sequence genomic window carries:
- the LOC141873799 gene encoding uncharacterized protein LOC141873799 isoform X4: MDSENVEQGVSYSRRSYKRTFVYLDKEEAKATSGKRLEDLRKGGRVADITFTRNDPPSHIGRLLIANFPLLVGIDLKSLTFFKSYQSGHSMAVVSKGLLDGNRLVEEYSASHKKKVYFISIPQASARRLFNAMADTASNNHQDDDDFVMLSPPMAGVYNTHHRQEKACIQVLNEEPEVVGDVSEVLDFFGLSSRTKKIKSYVQGRTEEVASLIDKLMELNMNFPPCVTHSLDELLCQGVKDVAVCVLVIVDSLVSVEAKTYVQDIFKGLHEHHQNKMAFLFWLADSQSVEGVKVQSRFGVPGKNSVLVVLPGHIPQCVEIFNEANYDRREMINALQNAAELCHQLKSERDSLNERRLLIQEQDNEFFNKQILKEATSLPEEEEEEEDDPEVTFGPTATTGCVSLENTIEDHVIEGTSKKRKNKNKKKKNKKSKKIEEAKPEEKQSNLEN, encoded by the exons ATGGATTCGGAAAATGTTGAACAAGGTGTTTCGTATAGTCGACGTTCCTATAAAAGGACTTTTGTCTATTTAGACAAAGAAGAGGCAAAAGCTACGTCAGGGAAGAGATTGGAAGACCTTCGAAAGGGTGGTCGAGTAGCGGACATCACTTTCACTCGGAACGACCCACCCAGTCATATTGGCCGTTTATTAATTGCCAACTTTCCATTGTTGGTTGGAATCGACTTGAAAAG cTTAACATTTTTCAAGTCGTACCAAAGTGGACATTCTATGGCGGTTGTAAGCAAGGGGCTATTGGATGGCAACAGATTGGTGGAAGAGTATTCTGCTTCCCACAAAAAGAAGGTTTACTTCATTTCCATCCCACAAG CCTCTGCACGTAGGCTGTTTAATGCAATGGCTGACACTGCATCAAACAACCATCAAGATG ATGATGATTTTGTTATGTTGAGTCCACCAATGGCTGGTGTTTATAACACGCATCATAGGCAAGAGAAAG CTTGCATACAGGTGCTGAATGAGGAGCCTGAAGTGG TGGGAGATGTCTCAGAAGTTCTGGACTTCTTTGGACTGTCATCAA GGACTAAGAAGATCAAAAGTTATGTCCAGGGGAGGACAGAGGAAGTGGCCTCTCTCATTGATAAACTCATGGAACTTAACATGAATTTTCCGCCATGTGTAACACACTCGTTGGATGAG TTATTGTGTCAAGGCGTGAAGGATGTGGCTGTGTGTGTCCTCGTAATTGTTGACAGTTTAGTATCAGTGGAGGCAAAAACATATGTTCAAGATATTTTTAA GGGCCTTCATGAGCAccaccaaaacaaaatggcattTCTGTTTTGGCTTGCAGATAGCCAGTCAGTAGAGGGTGTCAAAG TTCAATCAAGGTTTGGAGTGCCTGGCAAAAACTCTGTGTTGGTGGTTTTGCCTGGTCACATCCCACAATGTGTAGAGATTTTTAATG AGGCCAACTATGATCGCAGGGAAATGATAAATGCACTGCAAAATGCAGCCGAATTGTGCCACCAGTTGAAAAGCGAACG GGATTCATTGAATGAGAGGCGCCTTCTCATACAAGAGCAAGACAATGAGTTTTTTAATAAACAG ATTTTAAAGGAGGCCACATCGTTGcccgaagaagaagaagaagaagaagatgatcCTGAG gtgacaTTTGGTCCAACAGCAACGACGGGTTGTGTGTCGTTAGAAAACACGATTGAAGATCATGTCATTGAAG GAACTagtaagaaaagaaagaacaaaaacaagaagaagaaaaacaagaaaagcaagaaaatcgAAGAAGCTAAACCCGAAGAGAAACAATCGAATTTAGAGAACTAA
- the LOC141873799 gene encoding uncharacterized protein LOC141873799 isoform X2, with protein sequence MDSENVEQGVSYSRRSYKRTFVYLDKEEAKATSGKRLEDLRKGGRVADITFTRNDPPSHIGRLLIANFPLLVGIDLKSLTFFKSYQSGHSMAVVSKGLLDGNRLVEEYSASHKKKVYFISIPQAATVTSTITSATATCTGSSNTSTQGPSIPQLVDLTSTPSAGASARRLFNAMADTASNNHQDDDDFVMLSPPMAGVYNTHHRQEKACIQVLNEEPEVVGDVSEVLDFFGLSSRTKKIKSYVQGRTEEVASLIDKLMELNMNFPPCVTHSLDELLCQGVKDVAVCVLVIVDSLVSVEAKTYVQDIFKGLHEHHQNKMAFLFWLADSQSVEGVKVQSRFGVPGKNSVLVVLPGHIPQCVEIFNEANYDRREMINALQNAAELCHQLKSERDSLNERRLLIQEQDNEFFNKQILKEATSLPEEEEEEEDDPEVTFGPTATTGCVSLENTIEDHVIEEQELVRKERTKTRRRKTRKARKSKKLNPKRNNRI encoded by the exons ATGGATTCGGAAAATGTTGAACAAGGTGTTTCGTATAGTCGACGTTCCTATAAAAGGACTTTTGTCTATTTAGACAAAGAAGAGGCAAAAGCTACGTCAGGGAAGAGATTGGAAGACCTTCGAAAGGGTGGTCGAGTAGCGGACATCACTTTCACTCGGAACGACCCACCCAGTCATATTGGCCGTTTATTAATTGCCAACTTTCCATTGTTGGTTGGAATCGACTTGAAAAG cTTAACATTTTTCAAGTCGTACCAAAGTGGACATTCTATGGCGGTTGTAAGCAAGGGGCTATTGGATGGCAACAGATTGGTGGAAGAGTATTCTGCTTCCCACAAAAAGAAGGTTTACTTCATTTCCATCCCACAAG ctgcAACTGTTACCAGTACAATTACATCAGCCACTGCAACTTGTACTGGTAGCAGCAACACATCCACCCAAGGCCCCTCCATTCCACAATTAGTAGATCTGACATCTACGCCAAGTGCCGGAG CCTCTGCACGTAGGCTGTTTAATGCAATGGCTGACACTGCATCAAACAACCATCAAGATG ATGATGATTTTGTTATGTTGAGTCCACCAATGGCTGGTGTTTATAACACGCATCATAGGCAAGAGAAAG CTTGCATACAGGTGCTGAATGAGGAGCCTGAAGTGG TGGGAGATGTCTCAGAAGTTCTGGACTTCTTTGGACTGTCATCAA GGACTAAGAAGATCAAAAGTTATGTCCAGGGGAGGACAGAGGAAGTGGCCTCTCTCATTGATAAACTCATGGAACTTAACATGAATTTTCCGCCATGTGTAACACACTCGTTGGATGAG TTATTGTGTCAAGGCGTGAAGGATGTGGCTGTGTGTGTCCTCGTAATTGTTGACAGTTTAGTATCAGTGGAGGCAAAAACATATGTTCAAGATATTTTTAA GGGCCTTCATGAGCAccaccaaaacaaaatggcattTCTGTTTTGGCTTGCAGATAGCCAGTCAGTAGAGGGTGTCAAAG TTCAATCAAGGTTTGGAGTGCCTGGCAAAAACTCTGTGTTGGTGGTTTTGCCTGGTCACATCCCACAATGTGTAGAGATTTTTAATG AGGCCAACTATGATCGCAGGGAAATGATAAATGCACTGCAAAATGCAGCCGAATTGTGCCACCAGTTGAAAAGCGAACG GGATTCATTGAATGAGAGGCGCCTTCTCATACAAGAGCAAGACAATGAGTTTTTTAATAAACAG ATTTTAAAGGAGGCCACATCGTTGcccgaagaagaagaagaagaagaagatgatcCTGAG gtgacaTTTGGTCCAACAGCAACGACGGGTTGTGTGTCGTTAGAAAACACGATTGAAGATCATGTCATTGAAG AACAGGAACTagtaagaaaagaaagaacaaaaacaagaagaagaaaaacaagaaaagcaagaaaatcgAAGAAGCTAAACCCGAAGAGAAACAATCGAATTTAG
- the LOC141873799 gene encoding uncharacterized protein LOC141873799 isoform X1, whose amino-acid sequence MDSENVEQGVSYSRRSYKRTFVYLDKEEAKATSGKRLEDLRKGGRVADITFTRNDPPSHIGRLLIANFPLLVGIDLKSLTFFKSYQSGHSMAVVSKGLLDGNRLVEEYSASHKKKVYFISIPQAATVTSTITSATATCTGSSNTSTQGPSIPQLVDLTSTPSAGASARRLFNAMADTASNNHQDDDDFVMLSPPMAGVYNTHHRQEKACIQVLNEEPEVVGDVSEVLDFFGLSSRTKKIKSYVQGRTEEVASLIDKLMELNMNFPPCVTHSLDELLCQGVKDVAVCVLVIVDSLVSVEAKTYVQDIFKGLHEHHQNKMAFLFWLADSQSVEGVKVQSRFGVPGKNSVLVVLPGHIPQCVEIFNEANYDRREMINALQNAAELCHQLKSERDSLNERRLLIQEQDNEFFNKQILKEATSLPEEEEEEEDDPEVTFGPTATTGCVSLENTIEDHVIEGTSKKRKNKNKKKKNKKSKKIEEAKPEEKQSNLEN is encoded by the exons ATGGATTCGGAAAATGTTGAACAAGGTGTTTCGTATAGTCGACGTTCCTATAAAAGGACTTTTGTCTATTTAGACAAAGAAGAGGCAAAAGCTACGTCAGGGAAGAGATTGGAAGACCTTCGAAAGGGTGGTCGAGTAGCGGACATCACTTTCACTCGGAACGACCCACCCAGTCATATTGGCCGTTTATTAATTGCCAACTTTCCATTGTTGGTTGGAATCGACTTGAAAAG cTTAACATTTTTCAAGTCGTACCAAAGTGGACATTCTATGGCGGTTGTAAGCAAGGGGCTATTGGATGGCAACAGATTGGTGGAAGAGTATTCTGCTTCCCACAAAAAGAAGGTTTACTTCATTTCCATCCCACAAG ctgcAACTGTTACCAGTACAATTACATCAGCCACTGCAACTTGTACTGGTAGCAGCAACACATCCACCCAAGGCCCCTCCATTCCACAATTAGTAGATCTGACATCTACGCCAAGTGCCGGAG CCTCTGCACGTAGGCTGTTTAATGCAATGGCTGACACTGCATCAAACAACCATCAAGATG ATGATGATTTTGTTATGTTGAGTCCACCAATGGCTGGTGTTTATAACACGCATCATAGGCAAGAGAAAG CTTGCATACAGGTGCTGAATGAGGAGCCTGAAGTGG TGGGAGATGTCTCAGAAGTTCTGGACTTCTTTGGACTGTCATCAA GGACTAAGAAGATCAAAAGTTATGTCCAGGGGAGGACAGAGGAAGTGGCCTCTCTCATTGATAAACTCATGGAACTTAACATGAATTTTCCGCCATGTGTAACACACTCGTTGGATGAG TTATTGTGTCAAGGCGTGAAGGATGTGGCTGTGTGTGTCCTCGTAATTGTTGACAGTTTAGTATCAGTGGAGGCAAAAACATATGTTCAAGATATTTTTAA GGGCCTTCATGAGCAccaccaaaacaaaatggcattTCTGTTTTGGCTTGCAGATAGCCAGTCAGTAGAGGGTGTCAAAG TTCAATCAAGGTTTGGAGTGCCTGGCAAAAACTCTGTGTTGGTGGTTTTGCCTGGTCACATCCCACAATGTGTAGAGATTTTTAATG AGGCCAACTATGATCGCAGGGAAATGATAAATGCACTGCAAAATGCAGCCGAATTGTGCCACCAGTTGAAAAGCGAACG GGATTCATTGAATGAGAGGCGCCTTCTCATACAAGAGCAAGACAATGAGTTTTTTAATAAACAG ATTTTAAAGGAGGCCACATCGTTGcccgaagaagaagaagaagaagaagatgatcCTGAG gtgacaTTTGGTCCAACAGCAACGACGGGTTGTGTGTCGTTAGAAAACACGATTGAAGATCATGTCATTGAAG GAACTagtaagaaaagaaagaacaaaaacaagaagaagaaaaacaagaaaagcaagaaaatcgAAGAAGCTAAACCCGAAGAGAAACAATCGAATTTAGAGAACTAA
- the LOC141873799 gene encoding uncharacterized protein LOC141873799 isoform X3, whose protein sequence is MDSENVEQGVSYSRRSYKRTFVYLDKEEAKATSGKRLEDLRKGGRVADITFTRNDPPSHIGRLLIANFPLLVGIDLKSLTFFKSYQSGHSMAVVSKGLLDGNRLVEEYSASHKKKVYFISIPQAATVTSTITSATATCTGSSNTSTQGPSIPQLVDLTSTPSAGASARRLFNAMADTASNNHQDDDDFVMLSPPMAGVYNTHHRQEKACIQVLNEEPEVVGDVSEVLDFFGLSSRTKKIKSYVQGRTEEVASLIDKLMELNMNFPPCVTHSLDELLCQGVKDVAVCVLVIVDSLVSVEAKTYVQDIFKGLHEHHQNKMAFLFWLADSQSVEGVKEANYDRREMINALQNAAELCHQLKSERDSLNERRLLIQEQDNEFFNKQILKEATSLPEEEEEEEDDPEVTFGPTATTGCVSLENTIEDHVIEGTSKKRKNKNKKKKNKKSKKIEEAKPEEKQSNLEN, encoded by the exons ATGGATTCGGAAAATGTTGAACAAGGTGTTTCGTATAGTCGACGTTCCTATAAAAGGACTTTTGTCTATTTAGACAAAGAAGAGGCAAAAGCTACGTCAGGGAAGAGATTGGAAGACCTTCGAAAGGGTGGTCGAGTAGCGGACATCACTTTCACTCGGAACGACCCACCCAGTCATATTGGCCGTTTATTAATTGCCAACTTTCCATTGTTGGTTGGAATCGACTTGAAAAG cTTAACATTTTTCAAGTCGTACCAAAGTGGACATTCTATGGCGGTTGTAAGCAAGGGGCTATTGGATGGCAACAGATTGGTGGAAGAGTATTCTGCTTCCCACAAAAAGAAGGTTTACTTCATTTCCATCCCACAAG ctgcAACTGTTACCAGTACAATTACATCAGCCACTGCAACTTGTACTGGTAGCAGCAACACATCCACCCAAGGCCCCTCCATTCCACAATTAGTAGATCTGACATCTACGCCAAGTGCCGGAG CCTCTGCACGTAGGCTGTTTAATGCAATGGCTGACACTGCATCAAACAACCATCAAGATG ATGATGATTTTGTTATGTTGAGTCCACCAATGGCTGGTGTTTATAACACGCATCATAGGCAAGAGAAAG CTTGCATACAGGTGCTGAATGAGGAGCCTGAAGTGG TGGGAGATGTCTCAGAAGTTCTGGACTTCTTTGGACTGTCATCAA GGACTAAGAAGATCAAAAGTTATGTCCAGGGGAGGACAGAGGAAGTGGCCTCTCTCATTGATAAACTCATGGAACTTAACATGAATTTTCCGCCATGTGTAACACACTCGTTGGATGAG TTATTGTGTCAAGGCGTGAAGGATGTGGCTGTGTGTGTCCTCGTAATTGTTGACAGTTTAGTATCAGTGGAGGCAAAAACATATGTTCAAGATATTTTTAA GGGCCTTCATGAGCAccaccaaaacaaaatggcattTCTGTTTTGGCTTGCAGATAGCCAGTCAGTAGAGGGTGTCAAAG AGGCCAACTATGATCGCAGGGAAATGATAAATGCACTGCAAAATGCAGCCGAATTGTGCCACCAGTTGAAAAGCGAACG GGATTCATTGAATGAGAGGCGCCTTCTCATACAAGAGCAAGACAATGAGTTTTTTAATAAACAG ATTTTAAAGGAGGCCACATCGTTGcccgaagaagaagaagaagaagaagatgatcCTGAG gtgacaTTTGGTCCAACAGCAACGACGGGTTGTGTGTCGTTAGAAAACACGATTGAAGATCATGTCATTGAAG GAACTagtaagaaaagaaagaacaaaaacaagaagaagaaaaacaagaaaagcaagaaaatcgAAGAAGCTAAACCCGAAGAGAAACAATCGAATTTAGAGAACTAA
- the LOC141865142 gene encoding uncharacterized protein LOC141865142 — PGPARPNQSSPASPAQSSPASPNQSSPASPAQSSPASPNQSSPASPAQSSPASPNQSSPASPTQSSPASPNQSSPASPNQSSPASPAQSSPASPAQSSPASPNQSSPASPAKSSPASPNQSSPASPNQSSPNQSSPASPNQSSPASPTQSSPASPNQSSPASPNQSSPASPAQSSPARPNQSSPASPNQSSPASPAQSSPDSPAQSSPASPAQSSPVSPNQSSPASPNQSSPASPAQSSPASPNQSSPASLNQSSPSPNQSSPASPAQSSPASPASPNQSSPASPAQSSPASPAQSSPASPNQSSPASPNQSSPASPAQSSPASPNQSSPASPAQSSPASPNQSSPASSNQSIPASPNQSSPASLNQSSPASPAQSSPASPNQSSPASLNQSSPASPDQSSPASPAQSSPASPNQSSPASPAQSSPASPNQSSPASPAQSSPASPAQSSQPVQINQVQPVQINPVQPVQLNPVQPVQLNPVQPVQLNPVQPVQINQVQPVRINLVQPVQPNPVQPVQINQVQPVRINPVQPVQLNQVQPVQLNQVSQSKSIKSSQSKSIQSSQSSSIQSSQSSSIQSSQSSSIKSSQSKSINPSQSESIQSSQSSSIKSSQSKSIKSSQSESIQSSKSRSIQSSQSSSFQSSQSSSIKSSQSSQSSQSSSIKSSQSKSVKSSQSKSIQCSQSKSIQSSQSESIQSSQSESI, encoded by the exons CCCGGTCCAGCCAGACCAAATCAATccagtccagccagtccagctcaatccagtccagccagtccaaatcaatccagtccagccagtccagctcaatccagtccagccagtccaaATCAATCaagtccagccagtccagctCAATCCAGCCCAGCCAGTCCGAATCAATccagtccagccagtccaactcaatccagtccagccagtccaaatcaatccagtccagccagtccaaatcaatccagtccagccagtccagctCAATCCAGCCCAGCCAGTCCAGCTCAATCCAGTCCAGCCAGTCCGAATCAATccagtccagccagtccagctAAATCCAGTCCAGCCAGTCCGAATCAATCAAGTCCAGCCAGTCCAAATCAATCCAGTCCAAATCAATccagtccagccagtccaaatcaatccagtccagccagtccaactcaatccagtccagccagtccaaATCAATCCAGTCCAGCCAGTCCGAATCAATccagtccagccagtccagctCAATCCAGTCCAGCCAGACCAAATCAATCCAGTCCAGCCAGTCCGAATCAATccagtccagccagtccagctCAATCCAGTCCAGACAGTCCAGCTCAATccagtccagccagtccagctCAATCCAGTCCAGTCAGTCCAAATCAATCCAGTCCAGCCAGTCCGAATCAATCtagtccagccagtccagctcaatccagtccagccagtccaaATCAATCAAGTCCAGCCAGTCTGAATCAATCTAGTCCA agtccaaatcaatccagtccagccagtccagctCAATCtagtccagccagtccagcCAGTCCGAATCAATccagtccagccagtccagctcaatccagtccagccagtccagctCAATCCAGTCCAGCCAGTCCGAATCAATCCAGTCCAGCCAGTCCGAATCAATCtagtccagccagtccagctcaatccagtccagccagtccaaatcaatccagtccagccagtccagctCAATCTAGTCCAGCCAGTCCAAATCAATCCAGTCCAGCCAGTTCAAATCAATCAATCCCAGCCAGTCCAAATCAATCCAGTCCAGCCAGTCTGAATCAATccagtccagccagtccagctCAATCAAGTCCAGCCAGTCCAAATCAATCAAGTCCAGCCAGTCTAAATCAATccagtccagccagtccagatcaaTCCAGTCCAGCCAGTCCTGCTCAATCCAGTCCAGCCAGTCCGAATCAATccagtccagccagtccagctCAATCCAGTCCAGCCAGTCCGAATCAATccagtccagccagtccagctCAATCaagtccagccagtccagctCAATCAAGTCAGCCAGTCCAAATCAATCAAGTCCAGCCAGTCCAAATCAATccagtccagccagtccagctcaatccagtccagccagtccagctcaatccagtccagccagtccagctcaatccagtccagccagtccaaATCAATCAAGTCCAGCCAGTCCGAATCAATCtagtccagccagtccagcccaatccagtccagccagtccaaATCAATCAAGTCCAGCCAGTCCGAATCAATccagtccagccagtccagctCAATCaagtccagccagtccagctCAATCAAGTCAGCCAGTCCAAATCAATCAAGTCCAGCCAGTCCAAATCAATccagtccagccagtccagctcaatccagtccagccagtccagctcaatccagtccagccagtccagctCAATCAAGTCCAGCCAGTCCAAATCAATCAATCCCAGCCAGTCCGAATCAATccagtccagccagtccagctCAATCAAGTCCAGCCAGTCCAAATCAATCAAGTCCAGCCAGTCCGAATCAATCCAGTCCAGCAAGTCCAGATCAATccagtccagccagtccagctCATTccagtccagccagtccagctCAATCaagtccagccagtccagccagtccagccagtccagctCAATCAAGTCCAGCCAGTCCAAATCAGTCAAGTCCAGCCAGTCCAAATCAATCCAGTGCAGCCAGTCCAAATCAATCCAGTCCAGCCAGTCCGAATCAATCCAGTCCAGCCAGTCCGAATCAATCTAG
- the LOC141873647 gene encoding uncharacterized protein LOC141873647 has product MKVEEIKAKFAELFQILEETNPTQILPVYANAKQKPSSTPQTEEPSARDVSQSAVLGALLKPNPKKAPGPNCVSSWLLGEYVDLLARPVTSVLSSSFSEQRLPQTWKSEDVVPIAKEQKVEGIRKHLRLISLTSSIYKLAEDFVVSSQFGPAVQVIDSDQFGANPKSSTTQALTSMLHQWLEAMDGTGAAVRVVLFNYRKAFDLIDHGWELVSAGVLQGTKLDPWLFLLMLNDLRMPGVLTWKYVDDTTNAEIILRGKDSHAQHAVNCGLHAI; this is encoded by the exons ATGAAAGTGGAAGAAATCAAGGCGAAGTTTGCGGagcttttccaaattttagagGAAACAAATCCAACGCAGATCCTTCCAGTGTACGCGAATGCCAAACAGAAACCATCATCGACACCACAGACAGAGGAGCCCAGTGCCAGGGAT GTGTCCCAGTCTGCTGTGCTAGGCGCCCTTTTGAAGCCCAACCCTAAGAAGGCGCCTGGACCGAACTGTGTGTCCAGCTGGCTACTAGGCGAATACGTCGACCTTCTCGCTCGCCCTGTAACATCGGTTCTAAGTAGTAGCTTTTCCGAGCAGCGACTTCCTCAAACTTGGAAGTCGGAGGATGTAGTTCCCATTGCGAAGGAACAGAAAGTCGAAGGTATCAGGAAGCATCTACGTCTTATCTCGCTGACCTCGTCAATTTATAAATTGGCGGAGGACTTCGTTGTGTCCTCACAATTTGGGCCAGCTGTACAGGTCATCGATTCTGACCAATTTGGCGCAAACCCGAAGTCATCCACAACTCAGGCCTTGACGTCTATGCTTCATCAGTGGTTGGAAGCCATGGACGGCACGGGTGCAGCGGTGCGAGTAGTACTCTTCAATTACCGAAAGGCATTTGACCTGATTGACCACG GCTGGGAGTTGGTGTCTGCGGGAGTCCTCCAAGGAACCAAATTAGATCCCTGGTTATTTTTACTCATGCTTAACGACCTGAGGATGCCAGGCGTCCTTACTTGGAAATACGTGGATGATACTACGAATGCTGAGATCATTCTTAGGGGCAAGGACAGCCACGCCCAACATGCTGTCAATTGTGGTCTTCATGCAATCTGA